A part of Nocardioides sp. WS12 genomic DNA contains:
- a CDS encoding heme o synthase has product MLADDGRPVAAEAKATARDVLMAYVGLTKPRVIELLLLTTVPMMFFAAGGVPPLGLVVATVIGGTLSAGSASVFNCVYDRDIDEQMRRTRRRALPRHIVTPRAALVFGIVLGVLSTVVLAWQVNTLSAVLSVSAIAFYVFIYTMLLKRRTAQNIVWGGIAGCFPTLIGWTAVTNELSWIPIVLFAVVFFWTPPHTWALALRYREDYAQVDVPMLPVVKPARNVAFQIVLYSWVMVATSLLLWPVASTGLFYPIVAAVLGAVFLTQAHALHRRAKTSDELSILQPMHLFHSSNLYLSLLFVAVAIDPLLK; this is encoded by the coding sequence CTGCTCGCTGACGACGGACGGCCCGTGGCCGCTGAGGCGAAGGCCACAGCGCGCGACGTGCTGATGGCGTACGTCGGCCTGACCAAGCCGCGCGTGATCGAACTGCTGCTCCTGACGACCGTGCCGATGATGTTCTTCGCCGCCGGTGGAGTCCCCCCGCTGGGCCTCGTCGTCGCGACGGTCATCGGCGGCACGCTGTCGGCCGGGTCGGCCTCGGTCTTCAACTGCGTCTACGACCGCGACATCGACGAGCAGATGCGACGCACCCGTCGTCGGGCGCTCCCGCGCCACATCGTGACGCCGCGTGCAGCGCTCGTGTTCGGCATCGTCCTGGGTGTCCTGTCGACCGTCGTCCTCGCCTGGCAGGTCAACACGCTCTCGGCCGTGCTCTCGGTCAGCGCCATTGCGTTCTACGTCTTCATCTACACGATGCTCCTGAAGCGCCGTACGGCCCAGAACATCGTGTGGGGCGGCATCGCTGGTTGCTTCCCGACCCTGATCGGCTGGACCGCGGTCACGAACGAACTGTCGTGGATCCCGATCGTGCTCTTTGCGGTCGTGTTCTTCTGGACGCCGCCGCACACCTGGGCGCTTGCCCTGCGCTACCGCGAGGACTACGCGCAGGTCGACGTCCCGATGCTCCCGGTCGTGAAGCCGGCCCGCAACGTCGCCTTCCAGATCGTCCTCTACAGCTGGGTCATGGTCGCCACTTCCCTGCTGCTGTGGCCGGTCGCATCGACCGGCCTGTTCTACCCGATCGTTGCTGCCGTCCTGGGTGCCGTGTTCCTGACCCAGGCGCACGCGCTGCACCGTCGCGCGAAGACCTCCGACGAACTGAGCATCCTCCAGCCGATGCACCTGTTCCACTCGTCGAATCTCTACCTCAGCCTGCTGTTCGTCGCTGTCGCGATCGACCCTCTGCTCAAGTAG
- the tkt gene encoding transketolase produces MIPELVWTDLDRKAVDTARVLAMDSVQKVGNGHPGTAMSLAPAAYLLFQKVMRHDPSDPDWINRDRFVLSIGHSSITLYTQLFLGGFGLELDDLKALRTWGSLTPGHPELGHTRGVEVTTGPLGQGVANAVGMAMAARRERGMFDPEAPAGESLFDHHVYCLAGDGDLQEGVSGEASSIAGTQKLGNLTMIYDSNRISIEGDTNIAFTEDVAGRYEAYGWHVQEVDWTNGGTEYVEDVPALHAALAAADAVTDKPSLIVLKTIIAWPAPNAQNTEAAHGSALGAEEVAATKKVLGFDPDQHFEVPAEVLEHTRELVARGKVWGAEWDEAYATWSAAHPEADALLQRTKNHDLPDGLADALPTFEADAKGVATRAASGKIINAIAPLLPELWGGSADLAGSNNTTITSAPSFIPEDRSSHEWKGDPVNGRVLHFGIREHGMGAIMNGIAAGGRTRVFGGTFFTFSDYMRGAVRVAALTKTPVIYVWTHDSVGLGEDGPTHQPIEHLAAMRAMPGIDIVRPADANETAAAWLAVLQNTDRPAGLVLTRQNVPTFPRGEQGFATTEGVAKGGYVLIDAEGGQPDVVLLATGSEVQYAVAARETLAADGIKARVVSLPCLEWFEAQDQAYRDSVIPPSVKARVSVEAGVKQGWREYVGDAGRIVSIDHYGASADAGTLFREFGFTPEAVVAAARDSIAAAGA; encoded by the coding sequence ATGATCCCGGAGTTGGTGTGGACCGATCTCGACCGCAAGGCCGTCGACACGGCACGGGTGCTGGCAATGGACTCCGTCCAGAAGGTCGGCAACGGCCACCCCGGCACCGCCATGAGTCTGGCGCCTGCGGCGTACCTGCTGTTCCAGAAGGTCATGCGGCACGACCCGTCGGACCCCGACTGGATCAACCGTGACCGCTTCGTGCTGAGCATCGGGCACAGCTCGATCACCCTCTACACCCAGCTCTTCCTCGGTGGCTTCGGGCTGGAGCTCGACGACCTCAAGGCGCTGCGCACCTGGGGCAGCCTCACCCCCGGTCACCCCGAGCTCGGACACACCCGCGGCGTCGAGGTCACGACCGGCCCGCTGGGCCAGGGCGTCGCGAACGCCGTCGGCATGGCGATGGCCGCCCGCCGCGAACGCGGCATGTTCGACCCTGAGGCGCCGGCCGGAGAGAGCTTGTTCGACCACCACGTCTACTGCCTCGCCGGCGACGGCGACCTGCAGGAGGGCGTGAGCGGCGAGGCCTCCTCCATCGCCGGCACGCAGAAGCTCGGCAACCTCACGATGATCTACGACAGCAACCGGATCTCGATCGAGGGCGACACCAACATCGCCTTCACCGAGGACGTCGCCGGACGCTACGAGGCCTACGGCTGGCACGTCCAGGAGGTCGACTGGACCAACGGCGGCACCGAGTACGTCGAGGACGTCCCCGCGCTGCACGCTGCGCTCGCCGCCGCGGACGCCGTCACCGACAAGCCGTCTCTGATCGTGCTGAAGACGATCATCGCGTGGCCCGCGCCCAACGCGCAGAACACCGAGGCCGCCCACGGCTCGGCACTCGGCGCCGAAGAGGTGGCCGCCACGAAGAAGGTCCTCGGCTTCGACCCCGACCAGCACTTCGAGGTTCCCGCCGAGGTGCTCGAGCACACCCGTGAACTGGTTGCCCGGGGCAAGGTCTGGGGCGCCGAGTGGGACGAGGCCTACGCCACCTGGAGCGCCGCGCACCCCGAGGCCGACGCTCTCCTCCAGCGCACGAAGAACCACGACCTGCCCGACGGCCTCGCCGACGCCCTTCCGACGTTCGAGGCCGACGCCAAGGGTGTCGCCACCCGCGCTGCGTCCGGCAAGATCATCAACGCGATCGCTCCTCTGCTCCCCGAACTCTGGGGCGGCTCTGCCGACCTGGCCGGTTCCAACAACACGACCATCACCTCGGCGCCGTCCTTCATCCCCGAGGACCGCTCGTCGCACGAGTGGAAGGGCGACCCGGTCAACGGCCGGGTGCTGCACTTCGGCATCCGTGAGCACGGCATGGGCGCGATCATGAACGGCATCGCTGCCGGCGGACGGACCCGCGTCTTCGGCGGCACGTTCTTCACGTTCTCCGACTACATGCGCGGTGCAGTCCGCGTCGCGGCCCTGACGAAGACGCCCGTGATCTACGTCTGGACGCACGACTCCGTCGGCCTCGGCGAGGACGGCCCGACCCACCAGCCGATCGAACACCTCGCCGCCATGCGTGCAATGCCCGGCATCGACATCGTCCGCCCGGCCGACGCCAACGAGACGGCTGCGGCCTGGCTCGCGGTGCTCCAGAACACCGACCGGCCCGCCGGTCTGGTGCTCACCCGCCAGAACGTGCCGACCTTCCCGCGGGGCGAGCAAGGCTTTGCGACGACCGAGGGCGTGGCCAAGGGCGGCTACGTCCTGATCGACGCCGAAGGTGGCCAACCGGACGTCGTACTGCTGGCGACGGGTTCCGAGGTGCAGTACGCCGTTGCCGCCCGCGAGACCCTCGCTGCTGACGGCATCAAGGCGCGGGTCGTCTCGCTCCCCTGTCTCGAGTGGTTCGAGGCCCAGGACCAGGCCTACCGCGACTCGGTCATCCCGCCGTCGGTGAAGGCCCGCGTCTCCGTCGAGGCCGGCGTGAAGCAGGGCTGGCGCGAGTACGTCGGCGATGCCGGTCGGATCGTCAGCATCGACCACTACGGCGCCAGCGCCGACGCGGGCACGCTGTTCCGTGAGTTCGGCTTCACTCCCGAAGCGGTCGTCGCGGCCGCCCGGGACAGCATCGCCGCGGCCGGAGCCTGA
- the tal gene encoding transaldolase produces MSERLKALADAGVSIWLDDLSRERIETGNLAALVAEKSVVGVTTNPTIFAGAIANGERYDDQVRALVAEGATADAVIFALTTDDVRNACDVLAPVAAATADDGRVSIEVEPTLANDTAATVTSAKALWAAVDRPNALIKIPATLEGLPAITEVIAAGISVNVTLIFSTERYQAVMDAYVAGLEQAQAAGIDLSTIRSVASFFVSRVDTEIDARLDKIGTDEALALRGKAAVANARLAYAAFEGVIASERWQALAAVGANAQRPLWASTGVKNPNYSDTLYVTDLVVANTVNTMPEKTLLAFADHGELVNDNGGDAVTGKAAEAQSVFDQLAAVGIDLDDVFTVLETEGVDKFKVSWTELIETVEAQMAKAGA; encoded by the coding sequence ATGAGTGAACGACTGAAGGCCCTCGCTGACGCGGGGGTGTCCATCTGGCTGGACGACCTGTCCCGCGAGCGGATCGAGACCGGCAACCTCGCGGCGCTCGTCGCCGAGAAGTCGGTGGTTGGTGTCACCACCAACCCCACCATCTTCGCCGGCGCGATCGCCAACGGTGAGCGGTACGACGACCAGGTCCGCGCGCTCGTCGCCGAAGGTGCAACGGCCGACGCCGTGATCTTCGCGCTGACCACCGACGACGTCCGCAACGCGTGCGACGTGCTCGCTCCCGTTGCCGCAGCGACGGCTGACGACGGCCGCGTGTCGATCGAGGTCGAGCCGACCCTCGCCAACGACACCGCCGCGACGGTCACGTCCGCGAAGGCCCTCTGGGCCGCCGTGGACCGGCCCAACGCGCTGATCAAGATTCCCGCGACCCTCGAGGGCTTGCCGGCCATCACGGAGGTCATCGCCGCCGGGATCAGCGTCAACGTCACCCTCATCTTCTCGACCGAGCGCTACCAGGCCGTCATGGACGCCTATGTCGCCGGTCTCGAGCAGGCGCAGGCCGCGGGCATCGACCTGTCGACCATCCGGTCGGTGGCGTCGTTCTTCGTCTCCCGCGTCGACACCGAGATCGACGCACGCCTCGACAAGATCGGCACCGACGAGGCCCTCGCCCTGCGCGGCAAGGCCGCGGTCGCGAACGCCCGTCTGGCCTACGCCGCCTTCGAGGGCGTCATTGCCTCGGAGCGCTGGCAGGCGCTTGCCGCAGTCGGGGCCAACGCCCAACGGCCGCTGTGGGCCTCCACCGGTGTCAAGAACCCGAACTACTCCGACACCCTCTACGTCACCGACCTCGTCGTCGCGAACACCGTGAACACGATGCCCGAGAAGACGCTCCTCGCGTTCGCCGACCACGGTGAACTGGTCAACGACAACGGCGGCGACGCGGTGACCGGCAAGGCTGCCGAAGCCCAGTCCGTGTTCGACCAGTTGGCTGCCGTGGGCATCGACCTGGACGACGTCTTCACCGTGCTCGAGACCGAGGGCGTCGACAAGTTCAAGGTGTCGTGGACCGAACTGATCGAGACCGTCGAGGCGCAGATGGCCAAGGCGGGAGCCTGA
- the pgi gene encoding glucose-6-phosphate isomerase — MAEAQNAALDPTATDAWARLQKLADAHRADDGSWNTSLRELFTDPDRVPSLTHTAGDLLVDLSKNLVDDGVLSALLALANEVGLPARREAMFRGDHINVSEDRAVLHTALRQPVDADLEIGGHDVVDDVHEVLSRVYAFANDVRSGAWRGYTDKPVRTVVNIGIGGSDLGPVMAYEALKPYVQAGLECRFISNIDPTDAAETLAGLDPETTLFVVSSKTFGTLETLTNARLCRTWLIDGIRDVSTTEPLSSDVVARHFVAVSTALEKVAAFGIDPANAFGFWDWVGGRYSVDSAIGTSLVIAIGPEGFEDFLAGFHAVDEHFQNAPLEANIPVLMGLMNVWYVNFLGAETHAVLPYAQSLHRFPAYLQQLTMESNGKSVRWDGSPVTTETGEVFWGEPGTNGQHAFYQLIHQGTRLIPADFIAFATPTSALVDGTTDVHELLLANFFAQTQALAFGKTADEVRAEGTAEQIVPARVFSGNRPTTSIMAPALTPSVLGQLIALYEHITFVQGVVWGIDSFDQWGVELGKQLALQIAPALAGDETVLAEQDPSTRALIHYYRKHRAR, encoded by the coding sequence GTGGCTGAGGCGCAGAACGCTGCTCTCGACCCGACCGCCACGGACGCCTGGGCGCGGCTGCAGAAACTGGCGGACGCGCATCGCGCGGACGACGGTTCGTGGAACACCTCGCTTCGGGAGCTCTTCACCGACCCCGACCGGGTTCCGTCGCTGACCCATACGGCCGGTGACCTCCTCGTCGACCTGTCGAAGAACCTGGTCGACGATGGCGTCCTGTCAGCGCTGCTGGCCCTGGCGAACGAGGTCGGTCTGCCGGCCCGACGCGAGGCGATGTTCCGCGGCGACCACATCAACGTGTCCGAGGACCGCGCGGTCCTGCACACCGCACTGCGCCAGCCGGTCGACGCAGACCTCGAGATCGGTGGCCACGACGTCGTGGACGACGTCCACGAGGTGTTGAGCCGCGTCTACGCGTTCGCGAACGACGTCCGGTCAGGCGCCTGGCGGGGGTACACCGACAAGCCCGTCCGGACGGTCGTGAACATCGGCATCGGCGGATCCGACCTCGGGCCGGTAATGGCCTACGAGGCCCTGAAGCCGTACGTCCAGGCCGGGCTCGAGTGCCGCTTCATCAGCAACATCGATCCCACCGATGCCGCAGAGACACTGGCCGGCCTGGACCCGGAGACGACTCTCTTCGTGGTGTCGAGCAAGACCTTCGGGACGCTGGAGACCCTCACCAACGCCCGGCTCTGCCGCACCTGGCTGATCGACGGCATCCGCGACGTGAGCACCACGGAGCCGTTGAGCTCCGACGTGGTCGCCCGCCACTTCGTCGCGGTGTCCACCGCGCTGGAGAAGGTGGCTGCGTTCGGCATCGATCCCGCGAACGCCTTCGGCTTCTGGGACTGGGTCGGTGGACGCTACTCCGTCGACTCCGCGATCGGGACGTCCCTCGTCATCGCCATCGGACCGGAAGGGTTCGAGGACTTCCTCGCGGGTTTCCACGCCGTCGACGAGCACTTCCAGAACGCACCTCTCGAGGCGAACATCCCGGTCCTGATGGGCCTGATGAACGTCTGGTACGTCAACTTCCTCGGCGCCGAGACCCACGCCGTGCTGCCGTACGCCCAGTCCCTGCACCGGTTCCCGGCCTATCTCCAGCAACTCACCATGGAGTCCAACGGCAAGAGCGTGCGGTGGGACGGTTCCCCGGTCACGACCGAGACCGGTGAGGTTTTCTGGGGCGAGCCCGGCACGAACGGCCAGCACGCGTTCTACCAACTGATCCACCAGGGCACCCGGCTGATCCCGGCAGACTTCATCGCCTTTGCGACCCCCACCTCTGCCCTGGTGGACGGTACGACGGACGTCCACGAACTCCTGCTCGCCAACTTCTTCGCCCAGACCCAGGCACTGGCGTTCGGCAAGACGGCCGACGAGGTGCGCGCCGAGGGAACGGCCGAACAGATCGTCCCCGCCCGGGTCTTCTCCGGCAACCGGCCCACCACGTCGATCATGGCCCCGGCCCTGACGCCGTCGGTCCTGGGCCAGCTGATCGCCCTCTACGAGCACATCACCTTCGTCCAGGGTGTCGTGTGGGGCATCGACAGCTTCGACCAGTGGGGCGTCGAACTCGGCAAGCAACTGGCACTGCAGATCGCGCCCGCGCTTGCCGGTGACGAAACCGTTCTTGCCGAGCAGGACCCCTCGACACGGGCCCTGATCCACTACTACCGGAAGCACCGTGCGCGATGA
- the pgl gene encoding 6-phosphogluconolactonase: MTETSETSARPSPLIEVHADAEALATAVAGELLNRIADAQAAGHVPDIGLTGGTIADAIHHEVARLAPASGVDWGAVQFWFGDERFVPADSPERNAGQARAAFLDEVRAMRVHEIPASDQSDNAEAAATSYSETVRAEGNGDFDVLMLGIGPDGHVASLFPAHPGLAVTDAIASAVHDSPKPPSDRVTLTFEALNRAQSVWFLASGDAKADAVRRGLAEDGSVEETPARGVSGNTETVWFLDTAAASLI, encoded by the coding sequence ATGACTGAGACATCTGAGACATCTGCCCGACCGAGCCCGCTCATCGAAGTCCACGCCGATGCCGAGGCGCTCGCGACCGCCGTCGCCGGCGAACTGCTGAACCGGATCGCCGATGCCCAGGCGGCCGGCCACGTGCCGGACATCGGGCTGACCGGCGGCACCATCGCCGACGCGATCCACCACGAGGTCGCTCGTCTGGCGCCCGCCTCCGGCGTCGACTGGGGTGCCGTGCAGTTCTGGTTCGGCGACGAACGGTTCGTGCCCGCCGACTCCCCTGAACGCAACGCTGGTCAGGCCCGTGCGGCATTCCTTGACGAGGTTCGCGCCATGCGCGTCCACGAGATCCCGGCGTCAGACCAGTCCGACAACGCCGAGGCGGCCGCGACGTCGTACAGCGAAACGGTGCGGGCGGAGGGCAACGGAGACTTCGACGTACTGATGCTGGGCATCGGGCCGGACGGCCACGTCGCGTCGCTCTTCCCGGCGCACCCGGGGCTGGCCGTCACCGACGCGATCGCCTCGGCCGTGCACGACTCCCCCAAGCCGCCGTCCGACCGGGTGACGCTGACGTTCGAGGCACTGAACCGCGCCCAGTCCGTCTGGTTCCTCGCCAGTGGTGACGCCAAGGCCGACGCCGTACGACGGGGACTGGCCGAGGACGGTTCCGTCGAGGAGACGCCCGCCCGCGGCGTCAGCGGCAACACAGAAACCGTGTGGTTCCTGGACACCGCCGCAGCCTCACTCATCTGA
- a CDS encoding RNA polymerase-binding protein RbpA, with translation MAGGGNAIRGSRVGAGPMGEAERGEAAPRQAVTYFCTNSHRSVITFSVEANVPESWDCPKCGLPAGLDSENAPPPNKIEPYKTHLAYVKERRSDKEAEVILDEAIQLLRSRRKSGEIIF, from the coding sequence TTGGCTGGTGGTGGAAACGCGATTCGCGGGAGTCGCGTCGGTGCAGGTCCGATGGGCGAAGCCGAGCGCGGAGAGGCCGCACCGCGGCAGGCAGTGACGTACTTCTGTACGAACAGCCACCGCTCGGTGATCACCTTCTCCGTCGAGGCGAACGTCCCTGAGTCCTGGGACTGCCCGAAGTGTGGCCTGCCGGCCGGTCTGGACTCGGAGAACGCTCCGCCGCCCAACAAGATCGAGCCGTACAAGACGCACTTGGCCTACGTGAAGGAGCGCCGCTCCGACAAGGAGGCCGAGGTCATCCTCGACGAGGCGATCCAGTTGCTGCGTTCGCGCCGCAAGTCGGGCGAGATCATTTTCTGA
- the secG gene encoding preprotein translocase subunit SecG, producing MINLLTVLLVTASLLLILLVLLHKGRGGGLSDMFGGGVSSSLGGSSIAERNLDRFTVGIGVIWFACVIALGLLLAYQN from the coding sequence TTGATCAACCTGCTCACCGTTCTGCTCGTCACCGCGAGCCTGCTGCTCATCCTCCTGGTGTTGCTGCACAAGGGACGCGGTGGCGGACTCTCGGACATGTTCGGTGGCGGTGTGTCGAGCTCGCTCGGCGGATCGTCCATCGCTGAACGAAACCTCGACCGCTTCACGGTCGGCATCGGCGTCATCTGGTTCGCGTGTGTCATCGCGCTGGGCCTCTTGCTCGCCTATCAGAACTGA
- the tpiA gene encoding triose-phosphate isomerase has product MANNAAQAGRTPLMAGNWKMNLNHAEAVNLLQKLAWTLSDKRHDYAKAEVALLPPFTDIRSVQTVVDGDRLSIKYGAQDVSAHVSGAYTGEISAGMLAKLGCSYVVVGHSERRQYHAETDELVNAKAKAALDASIIPIVCVGEGLEVRQAGEHVPYTMAQVEGSLAGLSKKQVASLVIAYEPVWAIGTGEVATPEDAQEVCAAIRGQVRESFGDEAADAVRVLYGGSVKAANIAGIMAKADVDGALVGGASLEVDEFGGICRFYDMPVLS; this is encoded by the coding sequence ATGGCCAACAATGCAGCGCAGGCCGGTCGCACCCCCTTGATGGCGGGCAACTGGAAGATGAACCTCAACCACGCCGAGGCCGTGAACCTGCTGCAGAAGCTCGCCTGGACGCTCTCGGACAAGCGCCACGACTACGCCAAGGCCGAGGTCGCACTCCTTCCGCCCTTCACGGACATCCGTTCGGTGCAGACCGTGGTCGACGGCGACCGCCTCTCCATCAAGTACGGCGCCCAGGACGTCTCCGCGCACGTCAGCGGCGCGTACACCGGCGAGATCTCCGCGGGCATGCTCGCGAAGCTCGGTTGCTCCTACGTCGTGGTCGGACACTCCGAGCGCCGGCAGTACCACGCGGAGACCGACGAACTGGTGAACGCCAAGGCCAAGGCCGCGCTCGACGCGTCGATCATCCCGATCGTGTGTGTCGGCGAGGGCCTCGAGGTTCGCCAGGCCGGGGAGCACGTCCCGTACACGATGGCGCAGGTCGAGGGATCCCTTGCCGGCCTGTCGAAGAAGCAGGTCGCCAGCCTCGTCATCGCCTACGAACCCGTGTGGGCCATCGGTACCGGCGAGGTGGCCACCCCGGAGGACGCACAGGAGGTCTGTGCGGCCATTCGCGGGCAGGTGCGGGAATCCTTCGGCGACGAGGCTGCCGACGCCGTACGCGTCCTCTACGGGGGATCGGTGAAGGCTGCCAACATCGCCGGCATCATGGCGAAGGCCGATGTCGACGGTGCCCTGGTGGGTGGCGCGAGCCTCGAAGTGGACGAGTTTGGCGGCATCTGCCGGTTTTATGACATGCCAGTGCTGTCCTGA
- a CDS encoding phosphoglycerate kinase, with protein MTDFKGLDPDFLATVSGKRVLVRSDLNVPLDGDRITDDGRIRASVPTIKALADAGARVVVTAHLGRPDGAPDPAYSLAPVAARLGELLGADVAFASDTVGASAQETVAGLPDGAVALLENVRFNAGETSKDDAVRGAFADELAALADAFVSDGFGVVHRKQASVYDVALRLPHTMGGLVATEIDVMRRLTVNPERPYVVVLGGSKVSDKLGVIDNLLDKADKLLIGGGMVFTFLKADGLEVGKSLLEEDQLDTVREYQARAKELGVEIVLPTDIVVADSFGDEASARVVAANEIPAEALGLDIGPASGTAFAAALADAKTVFWNGPMGVFEQAAFAEGTRAVADALTRVDGLSVVGGGDSAAAVRTLGFDEAAFGHISTGGGASLEYLEGKELPGITVLEEEGA; from the coding sequence GTGACTGACTTCAAGGGGCTTGACCCGGACTTCCTCGCGACCGTTTCCGGCAAGCGGGTGCTGGTCCGCTCGGACCTGAACGTCCCGCTCGACGGCGACCGGATCACCGATGACGGCCGGATCCGCGCCAGCGTCCCGACCATCAAGGCGCTCGCCGACGCGGGCGCCCGCGTGGTCGTCACCGCCCACCTCGGGCGTCCTGACGGCGCTCCCGACCCGGCGTACTCCCTGGCCCCGGTGGCCGCACGCCTCGGCGAGCTGCTGGGCGCCGACGTCGCCTTCGCGAGTGACACGGTGGGGGCCTCGGCGCAGGAGACCGTCGCTGGACTCCCTGACGGCGCTGTCGCGCTGCTGGAGAACGTCCGCTTCAACGCGGGAGAGACCAGCAAGGACGACGCCGTTCGCGGTGCCTTCGCCGACGAACTCGCCGCCCTCGCCGACGCCTTCGTGTCCGACGGCTTCGGTGTCGTCCACCGCAAGCAGGCCAGCGTGTACGACGTCGCCCTGCGACTCCCGCACACGATGGGCGGCCTCGTCGCCACCGAGATCGACGTGATGCGTCGCCTGACAGTGAACCCCGAACGGCCCTATGTCGTGGTCCTGGGTGGTTCGAAGGTGTCCGACAAGCTCGGTGTCATCGACAACCTGCTCGACAAGGCCGACAAGCTGCTGATCGGCGGCGGCATGGTGTTCACCTTCCTCAAGGCCGACGGCCTCGAGGTCGGCAAGAGCCTGCTCGAGGAGGACCAGCTCGACACGGTCCGCGAGTACCAGGCTCGCGCGAAGGAACTCGGCGTCGAGATCGTGCTGCCGACCGACATCGTCGTCGCGGACAGCTTTGGCGACGAAGCCTCCGCCCGTGTCGTTGCGGCCAACGAGATCCCCGCTGAGGCGCTGGGTCTCGACATCGGTCCCGCCTCGGGCACGGCCTTCGCTGCGGCCCTCGCCGACGCGAAGACGGTCTTCTGGAACGGCCCGATGGGCGTGTTCGAGCAGGCCGCATTCGCGGAAGGCACCCGTGCGGTTGCCGACGCGCTCACACGGGTCGACGGCCTCTCGGTCGTCGGCGGTGGTGACTCCGCGGCCGCCGTACGCACCCTCGGGTTCGACGAGGCGGCTTTCGGCCACATCTCCACCGGAGGTGGCGCAAGCCTGGAGTACCTCGAGGGCAAGGAGCTCCCGGGCATCACGGTTCTGGAAGAGGAAGGTGCCTGA
- the gap gene encoding type I glyceraldehyde-3-phosphate dehydrogenase: protein MTVRVGINGFGRIGRNFFRAVRASGADIEIVGVNDLTGNATLAHLLKYDSILGRLDADVSSTDDAIIVGDQQIRAFAERDPAALGWGDLGVDVVVESTGFFTDATKARAHVDGGGARKVIISAPATNDDITIVMGVNHELYDPAAHTVISNASCTTNCLAPMAKALNDGLGIVKGLMTTVHAYTADQNLQDNIHSDLRRARAAAINIVPTSTGAAKAIGLVLPELKGKLDGYALRVPTPTGSLTDLTFEAARETTVDEVNAIVKAAADGRYLRYSTDPIVSSDIVTDPASCIFDAPLTKVIGNQVKVAGWYDNEWGYSNRLADLIVHVGATL, encoded by the coding sequence GTGACCGTTCGTGTAGGCATCAACGGATTCGGCCGGATCGGCCGCAATTTCTTCCGCGCGGTGCGAGCGAGCGGAGCCGACATAGAGATCGTCGGCGTCAACGACCTCACCGGGAACGCCACGCTGGCGCACCTGCTGAAGTACGACTCGATCCTCGGCCGTCTGGACGCCGACGTGTCCTCGACCGATGACGCGATCATCGTCGGCGACCAGCAGATCCGGGCGTTCGCGGAGCGCGACCCGGCGGCCCTCGGTTGGGGCGACCTCGGTGTCGACGTCGTCGTCGAGTCCACCGGCTTCTTCACCGACGCCACCAAGGCACGCGCCCACGTCGACGGCGGCGGCGCGCGGAAGGTGATCATCTCCGCCCCGGCGACCAACGACGACATCACCATCGTGATGGGCGTGAACCACGAGTTGTACGACCCGGCCGCGCACACGGTCATCTCCAACGCCTCGTGCACCACCAACTGCCTGGCGCCGATGGCCAAGGCCCTCAACGACGGCCTCGGCATCGTCAAGGGCCTGATGACCACGGTGCACGCCTACACCGCGGACCAGAACCTGCAGGACAACATCCACTCCGACCTCCGTCGGGCGCGCGCCGCTGCGATCAACATCGTGCCGACGTCGACGGGGGCGGCGAAGGCGATCGGACTGGTCCTGCCGGAGCTCAAGGGCAAGCTCGACGGCTACGCCCTTCGGGTCCCGACCCCGACGGGCTCGCTGACCGACCTGACCTTCGAGGCAGCGCGGGAAACGACCGTCGACGAAGTCAACGCGATCGTGAAGGCGGCCGCTGACGGCCGTTACCTCCGCTACTCCACGGACCCCATCGTGTCGTCGGACATCGTGACCGACCCGGCGTCGTGCATCTTCGACGCTCCGCTCACCAAGGTCATCGGCAACCAGGTCAAGGTCGCGGGCTGGTACGACAACGAGTGGGGCTACTCCAACCGGCTCGCGGACCTCATCGTCCACGTCGGCGCTACGCTCTGA